From a single Arthrobacter sp. SLBN-112 genomic region:
- the lysS gene encoding lysine--tRNA ligase yields the protein MTSQNTPSPKNAPEPVDASEQMRIRMEKRAKLLERGAEAYPVGVERTHSLAEIREKYAHLEADDTTGDTVGVTGRVVFVRNTGKLCFATLQEGGTDGKATRLQAMLSLANVGEEALADWKALVDLGDHVFIKGEVISSRRGELSIMADSWSMASKALRPLPVLHADLNEETRVRQRYVDLMVRDEAREMVYTRAAITRSIRETLFRHRYVEVETPILNLVHGGALARPFETHMNAFDQKMTLRIATELYLKRAVVGGIDRVYDMGRVFRNEGVDSTHSPEFTTLECYEAWADQFVMAERIKEIILDAADAVGAGRVLQTEAGEINLDGEWAWLAVYPGLSDAVGQEITPETSVEVLRDIAEKHDVKVDPKWDAEKLAVELFGEIVEPTLLNPTFVYDYPPSAQPLARPHREDGRLIEAWDLIIGGMERGTAFSELIDPVIQRERLTEQSMHAAAGDVEAMQLDEDFLRALEYGAPPMGGIGLGIDRLVMLFTGAGIRETILFPLLKPEGH from the coding sequence AGCCCGTCGATGCCAGCGAGCAGATGCGGATCCGCATGGAAAAGCGCGCCAAACTTTTGGAGCGCGGCGCTGAGGCGTACCCGGTGGGTGTGGAGCGGACGCACTCCCTCGCCGAGATCCGGGAAAAGTACGCCCACCTCGAGGCGGACGACACCACCGGCGACACCGTGGGCGTCACCGGGCGCGTCGTCTTCGTCCGCAACACCGGCAAGCTCTGCTTCGCCACGCTGCAGGAAGGCGGCACCGACGGCAAGGCCACCCGCCTGCAGGCCATGCTGAGCCTGGCCAACGTGGGCGAGGAAGCGCTCGCCGACTGGAAGGCGCTGGTTGACCTCGGTGACCACGTCTTCATCAAGGGCGAGGTCATCTCCTCCCGCCGCGGCGAGCTGTCCATCATGGCGGACTCCTGGTCCATGGCCTCCAAGGCCCTGCGCCCGCTGCCGGTCCTGCACGCCGACCTGAACGAGGAAACCCGCGTCCGCCAGCGCTACGTTGACCTGATGGTCCGTGACGAGGCCCGCGAAATGGTCTACACCCGCGCCGCCATCACCCGCTCCATCCGCGAAACGCTGTTCCGGCACCGCTACGTGGAAGTGGAAACCCCCATCCTCAACCTGGTCCACGGCGGTGCCCTTGCCCGGCCGTTCGAAACCCACATGAACGCCTTCGACCAGAAGATGACCCTGCGCATCGCCACCGAGCTCTACCTCAAGCGCGCCGTGGTGGGCGGGATCGACCGCGTGTACGACATGGGCCGCGTGTTCCGCAACGAGGGCGTGGACTCGACCCACAGCCCCGAATTCACCACCCTTGAGTGCTACGAGGCCTGGGCAGACCAGTTCGTCATGGCAGAGCGGATCAAGGAGATCATCCTCGACGCCGCCGACGCCGTGGGTGCCGGCCGTGTCCTGCAGACCGAGGCCGGCGAGATCAACCTCGACGGCGAGTGGGCCTGGCTGGCCGTCTACCCCGGCCTTTCCGACGCCGTTGGGCAGGAAATCACGCCGGAGACGTCCGTTGAGGTTCTGCGCGACATCGCGGAAAAGCATGACGTCAAGGTGGACCCCAAGTGGGACGCCGAAAAGCTGGCGGTGGAACTCTTCGGTGAAATCGTTGAGCCCACCCTGCTGAACCCCACCTTCGTCTACGACTACCCGCCCTCCGCCCAGCCGCTGGCCCGCCCGCACCGCGAGGACGGCCGGCTGATCGAGGCCTGGGACCTGATTATCGGCGGCATGGAACGCGGCACCGCCTTCTCCGAGCTGATCGACCCCGTCATCCAGCGCGAACGGCTTACCGAGCAGTCCATGCACGCGGCCGCCGGTGACGTGGAGGCCATGCAGCTTGACGAGGACTTCCTGCGCGCGCTGGAATACGGTGCCCCGCCCATGGGCGGCATCGGCCTGGGCATCGACCGGCTGGTCATGCTCTTCACGGGCGCCGGCATCCGCGAGACCATCCTGTTCCCCCTGCTGAAGCCCGAAGGGCACTGA
- a CDS encoding histone-like nucleoid-structuring protein Lsr2, translating into MAQKVNIILVDDLDGGSADENVKFGLDGVNYEIDLSAANAAELRSSLERFTNAARKASGGRAQRAKAPTGGRSHDSAQIRQWARDNGYTVNSRGRIQAEIQEAYQKANS; encoded by the coding sequence ATGGCACAGAAAGTAAACATCATCCTCGTTGATGATCTGGATGGGGGATCCGCAGACGAGAATGTTAAGTTCGGCCTCGATGGGGTCAACTACGAGATTGACCTGTCGGCAGCCAATGCCGCTGAACTTCGGTCTTCACTGGAGAGGTTCACTAACGCAGCACGCAAGGCATCCGGGGGCCGCGCCCAGCGGGCCAAGGCTCCGACCGGAGGCCGCAGCCACGATTCGGCGCAAATCCGGCAATGGGCCCGGGATAACGGCTACACCGTTAACAGCCGCGGCCGAATTCAGGCTGAAATCCAGGAGGCCTACCAAAAGGCAAATTCCTAG